One stretch of Harmonia axyridis chromosome 1, icHarAxyr1.1, whole genome shotgun sequence DNA includes these proteins:
- the LOC123672141 gene encoding uncharacterized protein LOC123672141 translates to MGPNYTKRDRNLVPKGLRIKLPIRGRRADRISNRASQALIRERLNYHRFNKANLIQTCENIRTSLRSRTTAEDYESIVEAVKRSYERTNEQQKETQRRKMEKLMRDSKKYTPLEHTRTVINLSSKTLSDDQKYLLNKGLKFSIAPKNVPKIEVMLAAEETAQRIQDLEKAEEYRWKIRTALDSTTKQPESNINRAEQKALKELKSDPTIKILPADKGNATVIMDVDQYNEKIKEVLEAGESRLTPHYSKPPHLYGLPKIHKENIPLRPIVSSRNSPCHSLAKFLLKIISPLRGHTTAMVKNTEPFIETMRTQEILNQDTMVSFDVSSLFTNVPTDQTLEIVRKKLEEDQTLAERTTLSINAIMDMLSVCIKTTYFQVDNIFYQQEFGMAMGSPLSPVLADIYMEDFEGRALDQYVLKPKLWRRYVDDTFVIWPHGKETITGFLEHLNNIEESIKFTMEIEENEQLPFLDVLVHKQEGIPRTTIYRKPTNTGQYLHFESNHNLNTKLGVARCLYDRATQVCSSLNDKNEEFDKITEILEKNGYPKRILEIARTPRDNTEPRPETQTESTETITTVIPYVRGLSEKLRRIGNRYGVRTAFQTKNTVRANLTKVKPDNENQRTKNCIYEIPCECGRSYIGETKRPLDTRVKEHQKLARLGETEKSRLVQHAWDEEHRIKWDEASIISKEERSKRRKLKEAAFMAITPNPISMQSLEIKEVWAPIIRSDLRKLNPVQVGSTSTPPS, encoded by the exons ATGGGCCCGAATTATACCAAGAG AGATCGAAACCTTGTTCCTAAGGGTCTCAGAATCAAACTCCCAATTAGAGGCAGAAGGGCAGATAGAATCTCCAATAGAGCAAGCCAAGCACTCATAAGAGAAAGGCTCAACTACCACCGGTTCAATAAAGCTAACCTTATCCAAACATGTGAGAACATCAGGACAAGCTTACGAAGCAGAACAACCGCAGAGGACTATGAAAGTATCGTGGAAGCGGTCAAGAGGAGCTATGAGAGAACAAATGAACAACAGAAAGAGACACAAAGGAGGAAAATGGAAAAACTGATGAGGGACTCCAAGAAATACACACCATTAGAGCATACAAGAACGGTGATAAACTTGTCGAGCAAGACTCTCAGTGACGACCAGAAATACCTCCTCAACAAGGGTCTGAAGTTCTCCATAGCACCCAAAAACGTTCCAAAAATTGAAGTGATGTTGGCGGCGGAGGAAACAGCACAAAGGATACAAGACCTGGAGAAAGCTGAGGAATATAGGTGGAAGATAAGAACTGCACTGGATTCAACCACCAAGCAACCTGAATCCAATATCAACAGGGCAGAACAAAAAGCCCTGAAAGAATTGAAATCAGACCCCACCATCAAAATACTCCCGGCAGACAAGGGAAATGCGACGGTCATCATGGATGTGGACCAAtataacgaaaaaatcaaagaggTGTTAGAAGCAGGAGA ATCAAGACTAACACCCCACTACAGCAAACCTCCACATCTATACGGTCTCCCAAAAATACACAAGGAGAACATCCCCTTGAGACCGATCGTCAGCTCAAGAAATTCCCCTTGCCACTCCTTAGCCAAGTTCCTCCTCAAGATAATATCACCACTTAGAGGCCACACAACAGCAATGGTCAAAAATACGGAACCCTTCATAGAAACCATGCGCACACAAGAAATCCTCAACCAGGACACCATGGTAAGCTTCGATGTATCCAGCTTGTTCACAAATGTTCCCACAGATCAAACACTCGAGATCGTGAGAAAGAAACTCGAGGAGGACCAAACATTAGCTGAACGAACCACACTGAGCATAAATGCAATTATGGATATGCTCTCAGTCTGTATCAAGACCACATATTTCCAGGTAGATAACATCTTCTACCAACAAGAATTCGGAATGGCCATGGGTTCACCATTGTCCCCGGTACTGGCAGACATATATATGGAAGATTTCGAGGGAAGAGCATTAGACCAATATGTGTTAAAACCGAAACTATGGCGAAGATACGTGGATGACACATTCGTGATATGGCCGCATGGAAAAGAGACCATCACAGGATTCCTAGAACACCTCAATAACATAGAGGAATCCATAAAATTCACGAtggaaattgaggaaaatgaaCAACTTCCATTCCTGGATGTACTCGTACACAAACAGGAAGGAATTCCTCGAACCACGATTTACAGGAAGCCAACGAACACAGGTCAGTATCTCCACTTCGAATCTAACCATAACCTCAACACCAAATTGGGAGTAGCCAGATGCCTCTATGACAGAGCAACTCAAGTGTGCTCCAGTCTGAATGATAAGAACGAAGAATTCGATAAGATCACAGAAATTCTTGAGAAGAACGGCTACCCCAAGAGGATACTAGAAATCGCCAGAACACCAAGGGATAACACAGAACCTAGACCAGAAACACAAACCGAATCAACTGAAACGATAACCACGGTCATCCCATATGTGAGAGGGTTATCAGAAAAACTAAGAAGAATTGGTAATAGATACGGCGTGAGAACTGCATTCCAAACTAAGAACACTGTCAGGGCTAACCTAACCAAGGTGAAACCTGACAACGAAAATCAAAGAacaaaaaattgcatatacgaaATACCATGCGAGTGCGGTAGATCTTACATTGGAGAAACCAAACGCCCCCTGGACACAAGAGTCAAAGAGCACCAAAAACTAGCTCGACTGGGAGAAACAGAGAAATCCAGGCTAGTCCAACATGCTTGGGATGAGGAACATAGGATCAAATGGGATGAAGCTTCCATAATATCAAAGGAAGAAAGATCGAAACGGAGGAAACTCAAAGAAGCAGCCTTCATGGCCATCACTCCGAATCCCATAAGTATGCAGTCTCTGGAGATCAAGGAAGTCTGGGCACCAATCATAAGATCGGATCTGAGGAAATTGAACCCGGTCCAGGTCGGAAGCACCTCGACACCACCAAGTTAA